A genomic stretch from Chaetodon auriga isolate fChaAug3 chromosome 17, fChaAug3.hap1, whole genome shotgun sequence includes:
- the LOC143334819 gene encoding gamma-enolase: protein MSIVSIVAREILDSRGNPTVEVDLRTEKGLFRAAVPSGASTGIYEALELRDGDKSRYKGKGVLKAVGHINDTLGPALIASGISVAEQEQLDNMMIEMDGTENKSQFGANAILGVSLAICKAGAAEKDVPLYRHIADLAGNTELVLPVPAFNVINGGSHAGNKLAMQEFMVLPVGAESFKEALRIGSELYHTLKGVIQEKYGQDATNVGDEGGFAPNILENSEALDLLQTAIEKAGFTDKVVVGMDVAASEFYREGKYDLDFKSPPDSGRHITAEELADIYQGFVNNYPVVSIEDPFDQDDWEAWSRLTAQVGIQVVGDDLTVTNPKRIEKAAEERACNCLLLKVNQIGSVTEAIQACKLAQANGWGVMVSHRSGETEDTFIADLVVGLCTGQIKTGAPCRSERLAKYNQLMRIEEELGDQARFAGHNFRNPSAL, encoded by the exons ATGTCGATCGTCAGCATCGTTGCCAGGGAGATCTTGGACTCCCGGGGAAACCCCACTGTGGAAGTGGACCTTCGCACAGAGAAAG GTTTGTTCAGGGCTGCAGTGCCCAGCGGAGCATCCACAGGGATCTACGAGGCTCTGGAGCTCCGAGATGGAGACAAGAGCCGCTACAAGGGCAAAG GTGTTTTGAAGGCAGTTGGGCACATCAACGATACTCTGGGTCCGGCTCTTATAGCCTCT ggcaTCAGCGTGGCGGAGCAGGAGCAGTTGGACAACATGATGATCGAGATGGACggcacagaaaacaaat CTCAGTTTGGGGCCAACGCCATCCTGGGAGTGTCTCTAGCCATCTGTAAGGCCggtgcagcagagaaagacgTCCCCCTGTACCGCCACATAGCCGACCTGGCCGGAAACACAGAGCTGGTGCTGCCGGTTCCT gCCTTTAATGTGATAAATGGAGGTTCCCATGCAGGTAACAAACTGGCCATGCAGGAGTTCATGGTTCTCCCTGTTGGAGCTGAATCTTTCAA gGAGGCGTTGAGGATAGGATCGGAGCTGTACCACACGCTGAAGGGGGTGATCCAGGAGAAATACGGCCAGGATGCCACCAATGTGGGAGACGAGGGAGGATTTGCTCCCAACATCCTGGAGAACAGCGAGG CTCTGGACCTGCTGCAGACGGCCATCGAGAAGGCCGGCTTCACGGATAAGGTGGTGGTCGGGATGGACGTGGCCGCCTCAGAGTTCTACCGTGAGGGGAAATACGACCTGGACTTCAAATCCCCTCCTGATTCAGGGAGACACATCACTGCAGAGGAGCTGGCTGACATCTACCAGGGCTTCGTCAACAACTACCCAG TGGTGTCCATCGAGGACCCGTTCGACCAGGACGACTGGGAGGCCTGGTCCCGTCTCACGGCCCAGGTGGGGATCCAGGTGGTGGGGGATGACCTGACGGTGACTAACCCCAAGAGGATAGAGAAAGCTGCCGAGGAGCGAGCCTGCAACTGCCTGCTGCTCAAAGTCAACCAGATCGGCTCCGTCACTGAGGCCATACAGGC GTGTAAACTGGCTCAGGCCAACGGTTGGGGCGTGATGGTCAGCCATCGTTCAGGAGAGACGGAGGACACCTTCATCGCTGACCTGGTGGTGGGACTCTGCACtggacag ATTAAGACTGGCGCTCCCTGCAGATCTGAGCGGCTGGCTAAGTACAACCAACTCATGAG